The following are from one region of the Sphingomonas sp. J315 genome:
- a CDS encoding MaoC family dehydratase, giving the protein MIYFEDLTVGDKASFGSYAVTRDEVLDFAQKYDPQPFHISDEAAARTHFGRLAASGWHTAAMTMAMLVEQMKVRPTASLGAAGIDELRWIKPVFPGDTLRCETELLEKRESERRPEMGRTRSRMLVFNQHDEPVLSFIANAIVARKPAVN; this is encoded by the coding sequence ATGATCTATTTCGAGGACCTGACGGTCGGGGACAAGGCCAGCTTCGGCTCCTATGCGGTCACACGCGACGAGGTGCTGGACTTCGCGCAGAAATACGACCCCCAGCCATTCCACATCTCCGACGAGGCGGCGGCCAGGACCCATTTCGGGCGGCTCGCAGCGAGCGGCTGGCACACCGCGGCGATGACCATGGCGATGCTGGTGGAGCAGATGAAGGTCCGCCCCACCGCCAGTCTCGGCGCGGCGGGCATCGACGAATTGCGCTGGATCAAGCCGGTCTTCCCCGGCGACACGCTGCGCTGCGAAACCGAATTGCTCGAAAAGCGCGAATCCGAACGACGGCCCGAAATGGGTCGCACCCGCTCGCGCATGCTGGTGTTCAACCAGCATGACGAGCCGGTGCTGAGCTTCATCGCCAACGCGATTGTCGCGCGGAAACCCGCAGTCAATTAG
- a CDS encoding transferrin-binding protein-like solute binding protein, whose amino-acid sequence MTSTSTTELVVRENTEESRFTGADLLTAPAPAVTEYVLRETTAPTTAGAFTQLDLLNNTVSGQVTSDTALALTRVSYAGWWRGDSTAGAKRITYGVFGYPTVVSDMPTTGTVSYTVRIAGRSVIAPAAGASPVDKLGGTATLSINYATGLVTLTLNLERLTTGGNIALGTFTGTGAIPVGSNQFTGSFGPGSTVGGTFQGLAYGPQAAEIGISFAISGAVAAGDARAVGVVVGKKS is encoded by the coding sequence TTGACCTCGACCTCGACGACCGAACTGGTCGTGCGAGAGAATACCGAAGAGTCGCGCTTCACCGGCGCCGACCTCCTCACGGCGCCAGCGCCGGCGGTCACCGAATATGTGCTGCGCGAGACGACTGCGCCGACCACGGCGGGCGCGTTCACTCAGCTGGACCTGCTCAACAACACCGTTTCGGGGCAGGTCACGTCCGATACCGCGCTGGCGCTGACCCGGGTCAGCTATGCCGGCTGGTGGCGCGGCGACAGCACGGCGGGTGCGAAGCGGATCACCTATGGCGTGTTCGGCTATCCGACGGTCGTTTCCGACATGCCGACCACCGGGACGGTGAGCTATACCGTCCGGATCGCCGGTCGTTCGGTGATCGCCCCGGCGGCAGGCGCGAGCCCGGTCGACAAGCTGGGCGGCACGGCGACGCTGTCGATCAACTATGCGACGGGGCTGGTCACGCTGACGCTCAACCTCGAGCGCCTCACGACGGGCGGTAATATTGCGCTCGGCACCTTCACCGGCACCGGCGCGATCCCCGTCGGCAGCAACCAGTTCACCGGCAGCTTCGGCCCGGGCAGCACCGTGGGCGGCACCTTCCAGGGCCTGGCCTATGGTCCGCAGGCGGCCGAGATCGGCATCAGCTTCGCGATCAGCGGCGCGGTCGCCGCGGGCGACGCCCGCGCGGTCGGTGTGGTGGTCGGCAAGAAGAGCTGA
- a CDS encoding glycine--tRNA ligase subunit alpha, producing MTTPLSFQGMILKLHDYWSQRGCLILQPYDMRMGAGTFHTATTLRALGPEPWNAAFVQPCRRPTDGRYGENPNRLQHYYQYQVILKPSPPDLQELYLGSLTAIGIDPLKHDIRFVEDDWESPTLGAWGLGWEVWCDGMEVTQFTYFQQMGGFDCKPVAGELTYGLERLAMYIQNKDSVYDLAFNDAGVTYGDVFLENERQMSKYNFEVADTDTLFEGFRKAMAECENCLTNNVPIAAYEQAIEASHLFNLLQARGVISVAERQAYIGRVRDLAKGSCEKYIAHMTPDWSAKYPEWSL from the coding sequence ATGACCACGCCGCTCAGCTTCCAGGGCATGATCCTCAAGCTCCATGACTATTGGAGCCAGCGGGGCTGCCTCATCCTGCAACCCTATGACATGCGCATGGGCGCGGGGACGTTTCATACCGCCACGACGCTGCGCGCGCTGGGGCCTGAGCCGTGGAACGCCGCGTTCGTCCAGCCGTGCCGCCGCCCGACCGATGGCCGCTATGGCGAGAACCCGAACCGGTTGCAGCACTATTACCAGTATCAGGTGATCCTGAAGCCCAGCCCGCCCGACCTGCAGGAACTGTATCTCGGCAGCCTGACCGCGATCGGCATCGATCCGCTCAAGCACGATATCCGCTTCGTCGAAGATGACTGGGAATCGCCGACGCTCGGCGCCTGGGGCCTAGGCTGGGAAGTGTGGTGCGATGGGATGGAGGTGACGCAGTTCACCTATTTCCAGCAGATGGGCGGGTTCGACTGCAAGCCGGTGGCGGGCGAGCTGACCTACGGTCTCGAACGCCTCGCAATGTATATCCAGAACAAGGACAGCGTGTACGATCTGGCGTTCAACGACGCGGGCGTGACCTATGGCGATGTGTTCCTCGAGAACGAGCGCCAGATGTCGAAGTACAACTTCGAGGTCGCCGACACCGACACGCTGTTCGAGGGCTTCCGCAAGGCGATGGCCGAGTGCGAGAATTGCCTGACCAACAACGTTCCCATCGCCGCCTATGAACAGGCGATCGAGGCGAGCCATTTGTTCAACTTGCTCCAGGCGCGCGGCGTCATCTCGGTCGCCGAGCGTCAGGCCTATATCGGCCGCGTCCGCGATCTCGCGAAGGGCAGCTGTGAGAAGTACATCGCGCACATGACCCCCGACTGGAGCGCGAAATATCCGGAGTGGTCGCTGTGA
- a CDS encoding ectonucleotide pyrophosphatase/phosphodiesterase: protein MRWFLLMAAVLLVVHSAPASAQAEARTPVTILIGIDGFRPDYLDRGVTPVLSKLASEGVRATMRPSFPTKTFPNFYTLVTGKRPDRHGIVANRFEDPARPGERFTLASDQPYWWDQAEPLWTAAERAGVQTAVMFWPGSGVEIGGTRPHDWQAFGMAVTGRQRVDAIIDWLRRPAATRPRLLGLYFDTIDTAGHRHGPDAAETTAAVAEIDALIGRLLGELATLGQPANLVFVADHGMAAVDESRRIQLDTVAAATDFRLIEDGPYAAIEPLPGREAALATALLKPHPNMECWRRADIPARLHYGRNPRTPSFLCLARVGWTITIRPAAEPLRPGGAHGYDPAAPEMAALFLAHGPAFAWGVTLPAFDNIHVAPLLRLLAGVPQAQDADGDAAVFAPALRR, encoded by the coding sequence ATGCGCTGGTTCCTGCTCATGGCGGCGGTTCTGTTGGTCGTCCACTCCGCGCCTGCCTCCGCCCAGGCCGAAGCGCGCACCCCGGTGACGATCCTGATCGGCATCGACGGGTTCCGCCCCGACTATCTCGATCGCGGGGTCACGCCGGTCCTTTCGAAGCTCGCCAGCGAAGGCGTGCGCGCAACGATGCGTCCGTCCTTCCCGACCAAGACTTTCCCGAATTTCTACACTCTTGTCACCGGCAAGCGCCCCGACCGCCACGGCATCGTCGCCAACCGCTTCGAGGATCCCGCGCGCCCCGGCGAGCGCTTCACCCTCGCATCCGACCAGCCCTATTGGTGGGACCAGGCCGAGCCGCTTTGGACCGCAGCAGAGAGAGCCGGCGTGCAGACCGCCGTCATGTTCTGGCCCGGTTCGGGGGTCGAGATCGGCGGCACGCGCCCGCATGACTGGCAGGCGTTCGGCATGGCAGTGACCGGTCGCCAGCGGGTCGATGCGATCATCGACTGGCTGCGCCGTCCCGCCGCGACCCGACCCCGACTGCTCGGCCTGTATTTCGACACGATCGACACCGCCGGGCATCGCCACGGCCCCGATGCGGCGGAGACGACCGCAGCAGTGGCGGAAATCGACGCGCTGATCGGGCGATTGCTCGGCGAACTCGCCACACTCGGCCAGCCCGCCAATCTCGTCTTCGTCGCCGATCACGGTATGGCGGCGGTGGACGAAAGCCGCCGCATTCAGCTCGACACCGTCGCCGCCGCGACCGATTTCCGGTTGATCGAGGACGGCCCCTATGCCGCAATCGAGCCGCTGCCAGGGCGCGAGGCAGCGCTCGCGACGGCGCTGCTAAAGCCACATCCCAATATGGAGTGCTGGCGGCGCGCCGATATCCCCGCGCGTCTCCATTATGGCCGCAACCCGCGCACGCCGTCCTTCCTGTGCCTCGCCCGGGTCGGCTGGACGATCACCATCCGCCCCGCCGCCGAGCCGCTGCGCCCCGGCGGCGCGCATGGCTATGACCCCGCCGCGCCCGAGATGGCGGCACTCTTCCTCGCGCACGGCCCCGCCTTCGCATGGGGCGTCACCCTGCCCGCATTCGACAACATCCATGTCGCGCCGCTGCTGCGCCTGCTGGCCGGGGTGCCACAGGCGCAGGATGCCGATGGTGACGCGGCGGTGTTCGCCCCGGCGCTGAGACGCTGA
- the ychF gene encoding redox-regulated ATPase YchF — MGFRCGIVGLPNVGKSTLFNALTQTAAAQAANYPFCTIEPNVGNVAVPDDRLQALAKIAGSAKIIETQLGFVDIAGLVRGASKGEGLGNQFLGNIREVDAIVHVLRCFENDDIQHVDNKVDPIADAETVETELMLSDLESLEKRVPNLQKKAAQGDKEAKIAATVLAQALDLLREGKPARLVEPNDVEEERVLKQAQLITAKPVLYVCNVNEEHAADGNDYSARVFEKAKAEGAQAVVVSAAIEAEIATMPAEERGEFLAELGLQETGLTRVIRAGYSLLHLLTFFTVGPKEARAWTTHVGAKAPQAAGEIHTDFERGFIRAETIAFDDYVKFNGETGARDNGKLRSEGKEYVVQDGDVMLFRFNV; from the coding sequence ATGGGCTTTCGCTGCGGCATTGTCGGCCTGCCGAATGTCGGCAAATCGACGCTTTTCAACGCGCTGACGCAGACTGCGGCGGCACAGGCGGCCAATTATCCCTTCTGCACGATCGAGCCGAATGTCGGCAACGTCGCTGTCCCCGACGACCGGCTTCAGGCGCTGGCGAAGATCGCCGGATCGGCAAAGATCATCGAGACTCAGCTGGGGTTCGTCGACATCGCCGGTCTGGTGCGCGGCGCGAGCAAGGGCGAGGGCCTGGGCAACCAGTTCCTCGGCAACATCCGCGAGGTGGACGCGATCGTCCATGTTCTGCGCTGTTTCGAGAATGACGACATCCAGCATGTCGACAACAAGGTCGATCCGATCGCCGACGCCGAGACGGTCGAGACCGAGCTGATGCTGTCCGACCTCGAAAGCCTCGAAAAGCGCGTGCCGAACCTTCAAAAGAAGGCCGCGCAGGGCGACAAGGAAGCCAAGATTGCCGCAACGGTGCTGGCACAGGCGCTCGACCTGCTGCGCGAAGGGAAACCCGCCCGGCTGGTCGAACCGAATGACGTCGAAGAGGAGCGCGTCCTCAAGCAGGCGCAGCTGATCACCGCCAAGCCGGTCCTCTATGTCTGCAACGTCAACGAGGAACATGCCGCCGACGGCAACGATTATTCGGCGCGCGTGTTCGAAAAGGCCAAGGCCGAGGGCGCGCAGGCCGTCGTCGTCTCCGCCGCGATCGAGGCCGAGATCGCGACGATGCCCGCCGAAGAGCGCGGCGAATTCCTCGCCGAGCTGGGCCTACAGGAAACCGGCCTGACCCGGGTGATCCGCGCCGGCTATTCGCTGCTCCACCTGCTGACCTTCTTCACCGTCGGGCCCAAAGAAGCGCGCGCCTGGACCACCCATGTCGGCGCGAAGGCACCGCAGGCGGCGGGCGAGATCCACACCGATTTCGAACGCGGCTTCATCCGCGCCGAAACGATCGCGTTCGACGATTACGTCAAGTTCAACGGCGAAACCGGCGCACGCGACAACGGCAAGCTGCGCTCGGAAGGCAAGGAATATGTCGTCCAGGACGGCGACGTGATGCTGTTCCGGTTCAACGTCTGA
- a CDS encoding TIGR02466 family protein, producing MTIKTLFATRFSQTTLDDPALLAELADACRDLAAHDRAGQRWSKDHGYRGYTSYASLDDLPDRDPRFADLVRHLNRQVARFADACALDLSRKLKLDSLWVNVLKPGGTHSGHIHPHSVVSGTIYIEVPPGAGALKLEDPRLPMLMAAPSRRPDAPEDLQTFVYAQPAPGSIFLWESWLRHEVMPHAGKGERISISFNYR from the coding sequence ATGACGATCAAGACGCTGTTCGCCACGCGCTTTTCACAAACGACGCTCGACGACCCGGCATTGCTGGCCGAGCTGGCCGACGCGTGCCGTGACCTTGCAGCGCATGATCGGGCGGGGCAGCGCTGGTCGAAGGACCATGGGTATCGGGGCTACACCAGCTATGCCTCGCTCGACGACCTCCCGGATCGCGATCCGCGCTTCGCCGACCTCGTCCGCCACCTCAACCGCCAGGTCGCGCGCTTCGCCGATGCCTGCGCGCTGGATCTGTCGCGAAAGCTGAAACTCGACAGCCTTTGGGTGAACGTCCTCAAGCCCGGCGGGACCCATTCGGGACATATCCACCCGCACAGCGTGGTTTCGGGGACCATCTATATCGAAGTGCCGCCGGGCGCCGGCGCGCTCAAGCTGGAGGACCCGCGCCTCCCCATGCTGATGGCCGCCCCGTCCCGTCGCCCCGACGCGCCCGAAGATCTACAGACCTTCGTCTATGCGCAGCCTGCGCCGGGCAGCATCTTCCTGTGGGAAAGCTGGCTGCGGCACGAAGTCATGCCGCATGCGGGCAAAGGCGAGCGGATCAGCATCAGCTTCAACTACCGCTGA
- the glyS gene encoding glycine--tRNA ligase subunit beta, whose protein sequence is MTDFLLELRSEEIPARMQDKAREDLARLFTAELDKAGLKAAELVTYATPRRLTLIARDLPEQTEALREELKGPPVDAPQPAIDGFLKKAQIEFTGCEVRDVKGRATLFAVIDKPGRATADVLTEAIPAIVRAFPWPKSMRWGEASLSTESLRWVRPLQGIVALLGEQIVECEVAGVKSGAATVGHRFHHPGVITIGSAADYVEKLRACHVIVDQHERRATIAVGAKLAANKAGLTLVEDEGLLIENAGLTEWPVPLLGRFDEAFLDVPPEVIQLTARVNQKYFVCTNAEGKLANAFICTANIDAADGGDKIVEGNQKVLAARLSDARFFYETDLKTRLDDLRPKLEKIVFHEKLGTVADKVDRVAKLARWLVEQQIVTPAKAGVSRDGTAQEPQKTPASAGVTELADLAERAARLCKADLVTGMVGEFPELQGLMGGYYAAAQGEDPAVAAAIRDHYKPVGQGDEVPTSPVTVAVSLADKLDTISAFFAVGLPPSGSKDPFALRRAALGVLALMTTNNLRFDLANLMQLATMWLRYSRHDLTGFSAQTRDFFADRLKVQQREAGVRHDLIDAVFALGGEDDLVRLLARVHALQAFMATEDGANLLAGYKRAANILKKEGGVPEGAGANASPEPAEAALISALDAAEPKAAAAVEAEDFEGAMAALATLRAPIDAFFEDVTVNDADKDKRAARLALLARMRDAVHRVADFGKIEG, encoded by the coding sequence GTGACCGACTTCCTCCTCGAACTCCGCTCCGAAGAAATCCCCGCACGCATGCAGGACAAGGCGCGCGAGGATCTTGCGCGCCTGTTCACCGCCGAACTCGACAAGGCGGGACTGAAGGCCGCCGAACTCGTCACCTATGCCACCCCGCGCCGCCTCACACTGATTGCGCGCGATCTGCCCGAGCAGACGGAGGCGCTGCGTGAGGAACTAAAGGGGCCTCCGGTTGATGCGCCACAGCCAGCGATCGACGGCTTTCTAAAGAAGGCTCAGATTGAGTTTACTGGCTGCGAAGTTCGCGACGTCAAGGGCCGCGCGACCTTGTTCGCGGTGATCGACAAGCCGGGCCGCGCCACGGCGGACGTGCTGACCGAAGCGATCCCGGCGATCGTGCGAGCTTTCCCCTGGCCGAAGTCGATGCGCTGGGGCGAGGCCTCGCTGTCGACCGAGAGCCTGCGCTGGGTCCGCCCGCTGCAGGGCATAGTGGCGCTGCTGGGCGAGCAGATCGTCGAGTGTGAGGTCGCCGGAGTGAAATCGGGTGCCGCCACGGTCGGGCACCGTTTCCACCATCCGGGCGTCATCACCATCGGCAGCGCCGCCGACTATGTCGAAAAGCTGCGCGCATGCCATGTCATCGTCGACCAACATGAGCGCCGCGCGACCATCGCGGTCGGCGCGAAGCTGGCGGCGAACAAGGCCGGGCTGACCTTGGTCGAGGACGAAGGGCTGCTGATCGAGAATGCGGGCCTCACCGAATGGCCGGTGCCGCTGCTCGGCCGCTTCGATGAAGCGTTTCTGGATGTGCCGCCCGAGGTGATCCAGCTCACCGCGCGCGTGAACCAGAAATATTTTGTCTGCACAAATGCCGAGGGCAAGCTCGCCAACGCCTTCATCTGCACCGCGAATATCGACGCGGCGGATGGCGGCGACAAGATCGTCGAGGGCAACCAGAAGGTCCTCGCCGCGCGGTTGAGCGATGCGCGGTTCTTTTACGAAACCGATTTGAAGACGCGGCTGGATGACCTGCGTCCGAAGCTCGAAAAGATCGTTTTTCATGAGAAGCTGGGGACGGTTGCCGACAAGGTCGATCGCGTTGCCAAGCTGGCCCGGTGGTTGGTTGAGCAACAAATCGTCACCCCAGCGAAAGCTGGGGTCTCCCGCGATGGCACCGCGCAAGAGCCGCAAAAGACCCCAGCTTCCGCTGGGGTGACGGAATTGGCCGACCTCGCCGAACGCGCCGCGCGGCTGTGCAAGGCGGACCTCGTCACCGGCATGGTCGGCGAATTCCCCGAGTTGCAGGGCCTGATGGGCGGCTATTACGCAGCTGCACAGGGCGAAGACCCCGCCGTCGCCGCCGCGATCCGCGACCATTACAAGCCGGTCGGGCAGGGCGACGAAGTGCCGACCTCGCCGGTTACGGTGGCGGTGTCGCTGGCGGATAAGCTGGATACGATTTCGGCATTTTTCGCGGTTGGTTTGCCGCCGTCCGGTTCGAAGGATCCGTTTGCGCTGCGTCGTGCTGCTCTGGGCGTCCTGGCGCTGATGACCACGAACAATCTTCGCTTCGATCTGGCAAATCTCATGCAATTGGCCACCATGTGGCTGCGCTATTCCCGTCACGATCTGACCGGGTTTTCTGCTCAGACTCGTGACTTCTTCGCCGACCGCCTCAAGGTCCAGCAGCGCGAAGCGGGCGTCCGCCACGACCTGATCGACGCGGTGTTCGCGCTGGGCGGGGAGGATGATCTCGTCCGCCTTCTCGCGCGCGTCCATGCGCTGCAGGCGTTCATGGCGACCGAGGATGGGGCGAATTTGCTCGCCGGCTACAAGCGCGCGGCGAATATCCTGAAGAAGGAGGGCGGCGTGCCCGAGGGGGCGGGGGCCAATGCGTCGCCCGAACCCGCCGAGGCGGCCCTGATCTCCGCGCTCGACGCGGCCGAGCCGAAGGCTGCGGCGGCGGTCGAGGCGGAGGACTTCGAGGGCGCGATGGCCGCGCTCGCGACGCTGCGCGCGCCGATCGACGCGTTCTTTGAGGATGTGACGGTCAACGACGCCGACAAGGACAAGCGCGCCGCACGCCTCGCGTTGCTCGCCCGCATGCGCGATGCCGTTCACCGCGTCGCGGATTTCGGGAAGATCGAGGGGTAG
- a CDS encoding TraB/GumN family protein has translation MLKRLIVPLAALLLSSCSLFGEDADPALWVVKDGDTTIYLFGTVHVLKPRMHWFDEGVREAFDASDEVVLEIARPDPQAIAALTAQLGTRGGPPFAPEVDKAARDLGMPAGAIDRQEPWLAALTLAQLAVKKAGYDAGDGVEATLSEAAEDAGKPVKALESARGQLMLFDGLSGAAQSAMLEETVKALPGTKARLDKFVAAWAKGDAESVGAEMNRGAVASPEIAEAVIARRNARFADWIAARMHRPGTVFVAVGAGHLAGKGSVQALLGEKGLKVERVAY, from the coding sequence ATGTTGAAGCGTCTGATCGTTCCCCTCGCCGCCCTGCTCCTCTCCAGCTGCTCGCTGTTCGGCGAGGATGCCGACCCAGCCCTGTGGGTGGTCAAGGATGGCGACACCACCATCTATCTGTTCGGCACCGTCCATGTGCTCAAGCCCCGCATGCACTGGTTCGACGAGGGCGTGCGCGAGGCGTTCGATGCGAGCGACGAGGTGGTTCTGGAGATCGCCAGGCCCGATCCGCAGGCGATCGCCGCGCTGACCGCGCAACTCGGCACGCGCGGCGGCCCGCCCTTCGCGCCGGAGGTGGACAAGGCGGCGCGCGATCTTGGCATGCCGGCGGGCGCGATCGACAGGCAGGAGCCGTGGCTGGCGGCGCTGACGCTGGCGCAGCTGGCGGTCAAGAAGGCGGGCTATGACGCCGGCGACGGTGTTGAGGCGACCCTGTCGGAGGCGGCGGAGGATGCGGGGAAGCCGGTCAAGGCGCTCGAATCCGCACGCGGGCAGCTGATGCTGTTCGACGGCCTGTCGGGCGCGGCGCAGAGTGCGATGCTCGAGGAAACGGTCAAGGCGCTGCCCGGGACCAAGGCGCGGCTCGACAAGTTCGTCGCGGCCTGGGCCAAGGGCGATGCCGAAAGCGTCGGCGCTGAGATGAACCGCGGCGCGGTGGCCTCACCCGAAATCGCCGAAGCGGTGATCGCCCGCCGCAACGCCCGCTTCGCCGACTGGATCGCCGCGCGGATGCATCGCCCGGGCACGGTATTCGTTGCGGTCGGCGCGGGACACCTCGCCGGCAAGGGCAGCGTCCAGGCGCTGCTCGGCGAAAAGGGACTGAAGGTCGAGCGGGTGGCTTATTGA
- the pth gene encoding aminoacyl-tRNA hydrolase encodes MQLWVGLGNPGPEYAMNRHNVGFMAADAIAEVHGFSAPARKFQGWFQEGRIGGDKILLLKPATYMNESGRAIRAALDFYKLEPEAVTVFHDELDLAPFQVKVKRGGGAAGQNGIRSAIAHIGADFRRVRIGIGHPGHKDRVTGYVLGNYAKAEIEDLSDLLGAIAGEAEWLAKGDDARFMNDIALRLQRP; translated from the coding sequence ATGCAGCTCTGGGTTGGCCTGGGCAATCCCGGCCCCGAATATGCGATGAACCGGCACAATGTCGGCTTCATGGCCGCCGATGCCATCGCCGAAGTGCACGGCTTTTCGGCGCCCGCAAGGAAATTCCAGGGCTGGTTTCAGGAAGGGCGGATCGGCGGTGACAAGATCCTGCTGCTCAAGCCAGCCACCTACATGAACGAAAGCGGCCGGGCGATCCGCGCGGCGCTGGACTTCTACAAGCTGGAGCCTGAGGCGGTCACCGTGTTCCACGACGAGCTCGACCTTGCCCCGTTCCAGGTCAAGGTAAAGCGCGGCGGCGGCGCGGCCGGACAGAACGGCATCCGCAGCGCGATCGCGCATATCGGGGCGGATTTCCGCCGCGTACGGATCGGCATCGGCCATCCGGGACACAAGGACCGCGTCACCGGATACGTCCTCGGCAATTACGCCAAGGCGGAGATCGAAGATCTGTCCGACCTGCTTGGCGCGATCGCGGGCGAGGCCGAATGGCTCGCAAAGGGCGACGATGCGCGGTTCATGAACGACATCGCGTTGCGACTGCAGCGACCCTGA
- a CDS encoding oxygenase MpaB family protein: MPPPDLAAGLRKRLIGVIRATFNDQAKGETPVVRSDDALFPRDSVTWRVHGDVTTMMVGGVASLLLQMLHPAVLAGVWDHSAFRKDMLGRLRRTARFIAETTYAERGIAEATIAKVREVHERVAGVLPDGTPYRADDPELLAWVHVTEMWSFLAAWQRYGVPVSRAEEDVYYTETARIAEALGADPVPRSRFEAEGLIAAMRSQLVVDDRTREVAHFLLGHPPTSLAMAPAQAAIFAAAVDLLPDWARAMHGLQRPVATLPLVRGSTLAIAKTFRWAFH, encoded by the coding sequence ATGCCGCCCCCCGACCTCGCTGCCGGTCTTCGCAAGCGCCTGATCGGCGTGATCCGCGCGACGTTCAACGATCAGGCCAAGGGCGAGACGCCCGTGGTGCGCAGCGATGACGCGCTGTTCCCGCGCGACAGCGTCACCTGGCGCGTGCATGGCGACGTCACAACGATGATGGTCGGCGGGGTCGCGTCGCTGCTGCTGCAGATGCTGCATCCCGCGGTGCTGGCGGGGGTGTGGGACCATAGCGCGTTCCGCAAGGATATGCTCGGCCGGCTGCGCCGCACCGCGCGGTTCATCGCCGAGACCACCTACGCCGAACGCGGCATCGCCGAGGCGACGATCGCCAAGGTGCGCGAAGTGCATGAACGAGTCGCGGGGGTACTGCCCGACGGCACGCCGTATCGCGCCGACGATCCCGAACTGTTGGCGTGGGTGCATGTGACGGAGATGTGGAGCTTCCTCGCCGCGTGGCAGCGCTACGGCGTGCCGGTCAGCCGGGCGGAGGAAGATGTCTATTACACCGAAACCGCGCGGATTGCCGAGGCGCTAGGGGCCGACCCGGTACCTCGCAGCCGGTTCGAGGCGGAGGGGCTGATCGCGGCGATGCGGTCGCAACTGGTGGTCGACGATCGCACGCGCGAGGTCGCGCATTTTTTGCTCGGCCACCCGCCCACCAGCCTGGCGATGGCGCCGGCGCAGGCGGCGATCTTCGCGGCAGCGGTCGATCTGCTCCCCGATTGGGCGCGTGCGATGCATGGCCTGCAACGTCCGGTTGCCACGTTGCCGCTGGTGCGGGGATCGACGCTGGCGATCGCCAAGACATTCCGCTGGGCGTTTCACTAG
- a CDS encoding glycine zipper 2TM domain-containing protein — translation MRKGLFALLALSLAVPSTALMSTTASAQSWQERERERDREYNERRDRRYGERRDYRDRDYRWRDNDRNWDASRAYRQGNYRERRLSRQDRIYRGRDGRYYCRRGDGTTGLVVGAALGGILGGAIGNGDLLGVILGGAGGAVLGRELDRGNVRCR, via the coding sequence ATGCGCAAGGGCCTTTTCGCACTGTTGGCGCTGTCGCTCGCCGTCCCGAGCACCGCCCTCATGTCCACCACTGCATCGGCGCAAAGCTGGCAGGAGCGTGAGCGCGAGCGTGACCGCGAATACAATGAGCGCCGCGACCGGCGCTATGGCGAGCGGCGGGACTATCGCGACCGCGATTATCGCTGGCGCGACAATGACCGCAACTGGGACGCCTCGCGCGCCTATCGTCAGGGCAATTATCGCGAGCGTCGGCTGAGCCGTCAGGACCGCATCTATCGCGGCCGCGACGGGCGCTATTATTGCCGCCGTGGCGACGGCACCACCGGCCTTGTGGTCGGCGCGGCGCTGGGCGGGATCCTCGGCGGCGCGATCGGCAATGGCGACCTGCTCGGCGTGATCCTTGGCGGTGCCGGCGGCGCCGTGCTGGGCCGTGAGCTGGATCGCGGCAACGTGCGCTGCCGCTGA
- a CDS encoding 50S ribosomal protein L25/general stress protein Ctc yields the protein MSDTLTLSAETRDRVGKGASRALRREGRVPAVIYGNNQEPTSIHLDERALYKALHTGHFMNSVVMIEGLGGKAIRTLPKDVSLDVVTERPVHVDFLRISEHAKVTVAVPVVFTDEDASPGIKKGAVLNIVRHELELVCDAAEIPSEITISLKGLEVGDSLHISAVTLPKGVTSAITDRDFTIATIAAPAALKAEEAEAAEAAEAEAEAPAEEAPAEGDAAEGEAKDGE from the coding sequence ATGAGCGACACGCTTACGCTGTCGGCCGAGACGCGCGACCGGGTTGGCAAGGGAGCCTCCCGGGCGCTGCGTCGTGAAGGCCGCGTCCCCGCCGTGATTTACGGCAACAATCAGGAACCGACGAGCATCCACCTGGATGAGCGCGCGCTGTACAAGGCGTTGCACACCGGCCACTTCATGAACTCGGTCGTGATGATCGAAGGTCTGGGCGGCAAGGCGATCCGTACGCTTCCCAAGGACGTGTCGCTCGACGTGGTGACCGAACGCCCGGTCCATGTCGATTTCCTGCGCATCTCCGAGCACGCCAAGGTTACCGTTGCGGTGCCGGTCGTGTTCACTGACGAAGACGCGTCGCCCGGCATCAAGAAGGGCGCGGTCCTCAACATCGTCCGTCACGAGCTGGAGCTGGTGTGCGACGCGGCCGAGATCCCCAGCGAGATCACCATCTCGCTCAAGGGCCTCGAAGTCGGCGATTCGCTGCACATCTCGGCGGTGACCCTGCCCAAGGGCGTGACCAGCGCGATCACCGACCGCGACTTCACCATCGCCACCATCGCTGCTCCGGCGGCGCTGAAGGCCGAAGAGGCTGAAGCAGCCGAGGCGGCTGAGGCCGAAGCCGAGGCACCTGCCGAAGAGGCTCCTGCCGAGGGTGACGCTGCCGAGGGCGAGGCCAAGGACGGCGAGTAA